The Primulina eburnea isolate SZY01 chromosome 13, ASM2296580v1, whole genome shotgun sequence genome includes a region encoding these proteins:
- the LOC140809197 gene encoding protein FAR1-RELATED SEQUENCE 5-like: MVNAGISVSNAVSFMEHEACGIENLGFIKKDAYDHISRLKKHTKVENGDATALIKYFIDKANKENYFYWNVQLDDDDRVMNFFFRDYRCAVDYEFFGDVLSIDTTYKTNKYNLICAPFVGINHHMQNVMFGLATCKYMIDTYNLDGHKWLNGMYRIRKKWATAFSNGKFSAGLLATSRSEVTNKVLKNTGNKMSSLYEFVLNYTKIQKNWRSKEKIEDTRCRHGKPPQILKNHPLLIHAADVYTISIYQLFEIELVNSLNCKSLEPPACFNNDWNWIQIKVKSHDENSMVRHVVFNKQSHEIKCSCCKFETMGILCKHVLMVFNCMDVNVIPKCYILRR; encoded by the exons ATGGTAAATGCTGGAATATCTGTCTCCAATGCTGTTTCTTTTATGGAACATGAAGCATGTGGGATAGAGAATTTAGGTTTTATCAAAAAGGATGCATATGATCATATCAGTCGACTGAAAAAACATACAAAAGTTGAGAATGGAGATGCCACTGcgcttattaaatattttatagatAAGGCGAATAAGGAGAATTATTTTTACTGGAATGTTCAGTTGGATGATGACGATAGAGTGATGAACTTTTTCTTTAGGGATTATAGATGTGCTGTTGATTATGAATTTTTTGGTGATGTATTGTCGATTGATACGACCTACAAAACAAATAAGTATAATTTGATTTGTGCTCCATTTGTTGGTATCAATCACCATATGCAAAATGTTATGTTTGGTTTG GCAACATGTAAATACATGATTGATACATATAATTTGGATGGTCATAAGTGGTTGAATGGGATGTACAGAATCAGGAAAAAATGGGCGACTGCTTTTAGTAATGGGAAGTTCAGTGCGGGACTATTGGCTACTTCGAGGAGCGAAGTCACGAATAAGGTTTTAAAAAATACAGGCAATAAGATGAGTTCTTTGTATGAATTTGTGCTTAATTATACAAAGATTCAGAAAAATTGGCGGTCGAAAGAGAAGATAGAGGATACTCGTTGTCGTCACGGTAAGCCTCCACAGATTTTGAAAAACCATCCTTTGTTGATTCATGCTGCTGATGTTTATACAATTTCTATTTATCAGTTATTTGAAATTGAATTGGTGAATTCTTTGAATTGTAAATCTCTTGAACCACCAGCTTGTTTTAATAATGATTGGAATTGGATTCAGATCAAAGTAAAATCTCATGATGAAAACTCAATGGTTAGGCATGTGGTGTTCAATAAGCAAAGTCATGAGATAAAGTGCAGTTGTTGTAAGTTTGAGACAATGGGCATTCTGTGTAAACATGTTTTGATGGTGTTTAATTGCATGGATGTCAATGTTATACCCAAGTGCTATATTTTGAGGAGATGA
- the LOC140809475 gene encoding uncharacterized protein, which translates to MEHPFFPTTTTRAEALRWLTISEKLLSARDLMGSKSFATRARDSDPTLTPADQILAIVDTLLVGDSRIGNNQQDWYSILRLTPQQGRDSELIASQYRSLALVLNPQRNKFPFAEQAFRLVVDAWSVLSDPSRKAIYDKELAFYFQTDPFHNPIPTLPQNFMFFGASGPSNVAPPQVHAGGSSGGGSVHFPPQVQQLHTAQQQVDSVSVGATREQQNFMSFASPSNLGFGSPSGSKSSQEPVYQPTQPSYTGFPAGNVAFASWSTQEQVNNNKQKEPLQDYSSVDDKTTNDAYASENVEDGVNEEEMEKVGVQEEGNEGDLSFWTTCPYCFYVYEYPREYADCTLRCQNCKRAFQAVVIPPPPTVDGQEGYFCCWGFLPLGVSMENWEKNRAAASTWTPFSPMFSFPGMGRGRGRGRGRNNSGPRVYYDDDDVLVEFSEPSDSDDGDWQDKNKIKKKKTSNVKGRGSSGTTSRSAKNLKVDKSNTVNAEDGFVSPNELEVANKTTGEPSKKGAINNARKQPGRVAKNFGKLDLNVEFSNETEETAAPRENQGNGPGRGEDDNIEGIGFFEGLDEFLSSLPILNVVGDDKVVKAS; encoded by the coding sequence ATGGAGCACCCATTTTTTCCGACGACCACTACGCGGGCGGAGGCGCTGCGGTGGCTCACAATCTCGGAGAAGCTGCTGTCGGCGCGTGATCTGATGGGGAGCAAGTCTTTCGCCACGCGGGCACGTGACTCCGACCCCACGCTCACCCCCGCCGACCAAATTCTCGCTATTGTGGACACGCTCCTCGTCGGAGACAGCCGGATTGGGAACAACCAGCAGGACTGGTACTCGATCCTCCGCCTCACGCCGCAGCAAGGCCGTGATTCTGAGCTTATAGCTTCACAGTACCGGAGCCTTGCGCTTGTCCTCAATCCGCAGAGGAACAAATTCCCTTTTGCTGAGCAGGCTTTTCGTCTTGTTGTTGATGCTTGGTCAGTTCTCTCGGACCCTTCAAGGAAAGCGATTTACGATAAAGAACTCGCCTTTTACTTTCAAACGGACCCTTTTCATAACCCCATCCCCACATTGCCCCAGAACTTCATGTTCTTCGGGGCCAGCGGTCCAAGTAACGTAGCTCCACCACAAGTTCATGCTGGTGGAAGCAGTGGCGGTGGTTCAGTTCATTTTCCTCCTCAAGTTCAACAGTTACACACGGCACAGCAGCAGGTCGATTCAGTTAGTGTTGGGGCGACCCGCGAACAGCAGAATTTTATGAGTTTTGCTTCTCCTTCTAATTTAGGTTTTGGGTCTCCTTCTGGTTCTAAGTCGAGTCAGGAACCGGTGTACCAGCCGACACAGCCAAGCTATACTGGCTTTCCTGCTGGTAATGTGGCTTTTGCCTCTTGGTCAACCCAGGAGCAGGTTAATAATAATAAGCAGAAAGAGCCATTGCAAGATTACTCAAGTGTTGATGATAAAACTACGAATGATGCGTATGCTAGTGAAAATGTAGAAGATGGAGTGAATGAGGAAGAAATGGAGAAAGTGGGTGTGCAAGAGGAGGGAAATGAGGGCGATTTGAGCTTTTGGACGACATGTCCGTATTGCTTTTATGTGTATGAGTATCCTAGGGAGTATGCCGATTGCACTCTGAGGTGCCAGAACTGTAAAAGGGCATTTCAAGCAGTGGTGATTCCACCACCGCCAACTGTTGATGGGCAAGAGGGGTACTTCTGCTGCTGGGGCTTTTTGCCATTGGGTGTCTCGATGGAGAATTGGGAGAAAAATAGGGCTGCAGCTTCAACATGGACTCCATTTTCGCCTATGTTCTCTTTCCCCGGAATGGGTCGTGGAAGGGGAAGGGGAAGGGGAAGGAATAATTCAGGTCCGAGGGTTTACTACGATGATGATGATGTTTTAGTGGAGTTCTCGGAGCCAAGTGATTCAGATGATGGCGATTGGCAGGATAAAAataagattaagaaaaagaaaacGAGTAATGTAAAAGGAAGGGGTTCAAGTGGGACGACCAGCAGAAGTGCTAAgaatttgaaagttgataaaAGTAATACTGTTAATGCGGAAGATGGATTTGTATCTCCAAACGAGTTAGAGGTGGCAAATAAGACGACAGGTGAGCCTTCTAAAAAAGGAGCAATAAACAATGCTCGGAAGCAACCTGGCAGGGTTGCCAAGAATTTCGGGAAATTGGATTTGAATGTGGAGTTTAGCAATGAAACTGAGGAGACTGCAGCACCTAGGGAGAACCAAGGGAACGGACCAGGACGTGGGGAGGATGATAACATAGAAGGCATTGGTTTTTTCGAGGGTCTTGATGAATTTCTTAGCAGTCTTCCGATTCTTAATGTTGTAGGCGATGACAAGGTTGTCAAGGCTTCGTGA